CATTGTCCGGCAGCCCAaactcgacgcgccggtCAAGACGACCAGGACGTAAGAGTGCGGGATCAAGCGTGTCTGGGCGGTTTGTCGCCATAAGCACCTTGATATTTCCACGCGAATCGAACCCATCCAGCTGGTTGATTAGCTCCAgcatggtgcgctgcacctcgtTGTCGCCTCcggcgccgtcgtcgaAACGCATCCCACCAATCGCGTCGATCTCGTCGAAAAAAATGATGCATGCTTTCTTGGTCCGCGCGAGCTCAaacagctcgcgcaccaTCCGAGCGCCCTCGCCGACATACTTTTGCACAAGCTCCGAGCCAATAACGCGGATAAACGTGGCGTCGGTGCGGTTTGCAacggcacgcgcgcacaatGTCTTGCCCGTGCCCGGCGGCCCAAACAGCAACACACCCTTGGGCGGATcaatgccgagcttgaCAAACCGCTCGGGctcaagcagcggcgcttcgacgacctcgcgcagcttctcGATCTGCTCTTTGCAGCCGCCAACATCGCTGTACGTCACGTCGGGCTTGTCCTCGACCTGCATCATCGTCACGCTCGCATCAATCTTGGGCGGAAGAGGGATTTGGATCTGGTACTTGTTGCGGTCCACACCGACACGCATCCCTTCTTCGATATCCGTCGGCGCCACACGCTCGCCAAGCCCCACGACAAACTTGGCAATCTGCTTCACATTGATCAAATACTTGTCCTTGTCGTCCGCAGAGCGCGACCCCAATGCACCcatgccgccaagcgcgccaagcacgttatcgagcgcgccgacccCCGAAGTAGCGGCGCCGTCTCCGCCTTCTTCGCCTTCTTGCTCTGCAAGGATGATCttggtgcagcgcgcaactTGCAGCGGCTGCTCTTCACtcatgcgctgcttgtccGCAGCAATATCCCACAGATCCGGCGGAGCCAGGCCCGTGTcgctctcgcgcacgcccatCTTTTCATTGACGCGCTTCTCGACGTCTTTGATCTCCGTGTCCATTCGCTTCAGCGAGCCCGCGTATGGGCCTTGGCCATAGGTACGCAGCAGCTGGATATCGCCTTCGTCCAGTGGGACAATCGTGTCCTCATTGTTGCTCTCGTCCTTATCCGACTTGCTGTACTTTTCCCAGTCTTGCTTCGGTGGCATGCTGTGGAGTACACAAAGGAGGCCGCGCGTTGCGGCCTTTCTGCAAAGCATGTGCTTAGTCAGCGTGCGtcccgccgcgccgtgcgccgtcgctcCTCTCCATCCACCATGGCAGGCGCGATGAACAACGCGAAGCGGGAAACCCGCAAGATCCG
This region of Malassezia vespertilionis chromosome 9, complete sequence genomic DNA includes:
- the RPT1 gene encoding 26S proteasome regulatory subunit 7 (EggNog:ENOG503NVNZ; COG:O); translated protein: MPPKQDWEKYSKSDKDESNNEDTIVPLDEGDIQLLRTYGQGPYAGSLKRMDTEIKDVEKRVNEKMGVRESDTGLAPPDLWDIAADKQRMSEEQPLQVARCTKIILAEQEGEEGGDGAATSGVGALDNVLGALGGMGALGSRSADDKDKYLINVKQIAKFVVGLGERVAPTDIEEGMRVGVDRNKYQIQIPLPPKIDASVTMMQVEDKPDVTYSDVGGCKEQIEKLREVVEAPLLEPERFVKLGIDPPKGVLLFGPPGTGKTLCARAVANRTDATFIRVIGSELVQKYVGEGARMVRELFELARTKKACIIFFDEIDAIGGMRFDDGAGGDNEVQRTMLELINQLDGFDSRGNIKVLMATNRPDTLDPALLRPGRLDRRVEFGLPDNEGRAHILRIHARSMSVERNIRFDLIARLCPNTTGAEMRSVATEAGMFAIRAHRKVATEKDFLQAVEKVVRQGSKFSSTSLYAQYN